aaaaaaaaaaattaattttttaataatagatgctcatttaaaaaataataataattgcgTAGCATTAGCACATTctacgactatatataacattactttttatagatagaataaaaaattccaAACTGTCAGGCGGTAtgcttgggaaagaaaactataTTCTCCCAGTTTGGGGTTACTAATTACCATCCCATTGAAAGACAAAAACAGACCAGACccctcaaaaaataaataaataaataaaaataaaaaattaaggaaGACTATCAATCCTACAATTAAGGAAAGAAGCCAATTATATGGTTTGAGAGAGTTTCTTATGATCTTGCCCCAGCAAGGAAGTAATCATTTACATGCAGCTACTATACAGAACTAGGTTCTTTTGTTGTTGTATTCTCAATTCAATTACTTATTTCTACCAAGAGGGGGAGATAATTGAAAGTGATGATTGAGGGTTCCATGGCCTAATTCAGGTCAATGGCTCCCTCCCCTCTTTACCAAAATGACTACTTTTCCTTCAAATGGTTCTCCCCCTCTCAACAGAAAAGCAGTTAGGAAATAACGACCTTAACAAGTTTGCAATTAATGGAGAACTTTTTAAAACTGTCCCATATGTTCTAGCTATAACACATGACAGGCTTTGGATACATGTGGTTGCAGATTGAACCTTTTAAATGTTTCTTTAAAACAGTCGTCCATACAACCAAAAGATCTCACAAAAGCATAGTTTACAAACTAATGTGGCTAGACATGATACGTTAGATATTCTTTACAATAAAAAGAGTTTCACAATTTGATTTACACAACAAGTTACATTCGGTTGTGAACTTCAATTTTATGAGATCTCTTTATGGAACAAACAATTTTCTTGGATTGAGAGagcgagggagagggagagagcctAAGGCTTACAATCACATCATTTCACGATGTGGTAATTGGTAATTCAATAGGAGAATAGATTCTGAACCAACCTTTaccttgcattttttttttttttttcggaggAAGGGGGTAAATCAAAAGGGTAATTTTAACAAAAAGACAAATGCAACAGGAAACATCCATTGCAGCCAAAATTATCAACCTCACAAGACGAGGAAAACCTGATGCATTCTCTAGCTGGCAGGGACAACATTTTCAAGTAATAACTCCAAGTCTTTCAATCTACATGGATAGTTTGTAACCTATGTAAGCTGTCAGGTGAAATAACCAAACAATTTCAACTATAGATAAATGTAATACCATACCTGACATCACTCAAATCCGGATAGATGGCTATTGCATCTTTAAAATCCtactttaaatgaaaaaaaaaaaaccgagtGAGTCATGATCTAGTGAAACAACTATCTCGCTATAAACCTCCAGCATATGTAGAATATCATGGCTGTAATTTTCTTTGCTTAAGAGCTAAAGAGGGAAAGGTCGGACCTGGTCAGCTGTTGAAGATGTGTAGGTAATCACACACGACATTCCAGCTCCTGTTGCTGCCtgcaaatatagttttttacTTCAAAATTGGGGGTAAATCAATGGAACCAGGAGAAAGAGTAATAGTCATTAACATAAGAGATAATTATACAATAGAGTTCACTGTTCTCCGAGGTTTTAACTGTTCTTTCAATGCTAATGAAGGTTTGTACCTGTTGAGGCACGCCACTTATTGGTTAAAAGCTTTTAGATTGGATGTTCTAACATCATCAGAGCATAAGCCAtgcttttgtatttgttttggtTTCACTTGGATTGTTGACTCTGTTTTGATTTTGGTGTCAGTTGAGCCTGGACATGAGAGGGAGTGTAAAGGAATCCAGCATCAATGATTCAATAGCCTGTGTTTGATTATGGGTATGTACTTGTTGGCCATATCTACCCACTAGCCTTAACGTTTGGATTGGATACTCTAAAACTGTAAACTACTCATTCCAAGCAGATAAAAATAACTGATTATTACAAATCACAAGATCTACCTGTAGTCCAATAATGCTATCCTCCACCACCAAACAATCTTGAGGTGATATGCCTAGCCTCTGCAAGGTATATCAATTTACAGTTATGGTCACGATATATTTCAAGCAATAGAAAGCAGAATCGCAATAATTACCTTGGAAGCTGTCAGATAAATCGATGGATCAGGCTTCTTTTCCTTCACATCATCCCCTGCAAgccattaaatttaatattatcaaatcTATATAGATGGACTAGAATTGTAAGCAAAtagaaatgaaagggaaatatgCTTGCTTTGCTAATAGACTTGAACAAACAAAAAGGAgtgaaaaaattttgaagacACAGGTGCAGAATAACTAACAATAACACAAAGTGAACAACAAAAGTGTGAATGAGTTCCAAGTGCTTTACATGGATGCTCTTATGCACTTGTCACATGCATACGAGGATGAATTATACAGACATTCAACAAGTCTCTCAGGTATAATATGCCCAAAACACATTGAATATTCCATTTCAAAAATGGACAACATACCCGCAAGGGAGCAATCAAGACTTTGAAACCGCTCCTATGATAAGGAAAACACGAGAGATGAATACATGTTTCTGAAATAGAAAAGTACAAACTATAGCAAGACATAAATTCTAAAAAAACAACTTACAAATCCTATAAGGCTTTCGAGACAGAGTATAACCGAACTTTTAGTTGCTGCAGAGCAAACAGCTAATTTTCTACCCTACAACAACAGTGAGCAGAAAAGAAGGTATCACTAGAATTAGCACAGAAGTTGCTCATACTGAGGACAAAGCAAATGCAAAAGAACAAATCTAGAATACATGGACTAAGAAATTAAACCTATGCGTAAAATGAGAACAGATGATCTTGGAACCCAATTACAGATCAAGAAAATGCAAATGCATTGAGTTCAATATAACATGCAAACACAATTGCATTTAGATGGTAAATTTATCTTACAGCAGCCTTGGCATCATCCATCAATCTCAAAACCCCAGGTCTAGGTTCCACCTAAAGAAAACAATATCAGTCTGTATTTTCTAGTTGCCCATCAGCTTAGATAATAAAACGagaacaacaagaaaattagaGTACAAGAAACGTAAAATTTCTCCTTACAGTTCCAGATTTGATTATTTCTTTGTACCTTTCAGTCTTCCAATCCTACAGAACCATAAAAGGATCAATATGGCATCAAACTGAACTTCAAGTGAATCTATACAACGTATGAAACTGTTAACTTATTTACcagttatttgttggatgtttaTAGATGAACTGAAATTCAATGGATAATTTCAAAAGCTAGAGTTTCTATGTTATAGACTATCCTTCTTGAAATAGAGAAGACTAAATTCCGTTGACAATGTATAAACGCTTTGGAATGAGTTGCCACCTCATGCAGAAAGATTCTGAACTGGAGGCAtccaattttatttcaaaatccaTTTCTATAAGTCCACTTCGtggtaataaataaatcattcagGAATCTCTAGATCTTGTTGAACTACAAGGCTTATTCTCCATTCAAGTttaatggaaaataagagtAATATGATAAAGTACTCACATATTCTCACTATAAATTTAttcagaaaaaagaaataaatcgaGTAAAGTTTTTCGGAAGGTTTTATTGCCAAGCCATTAATATTTACTCAACTAAGGCAACTGCAACTCTAAGATTCATCGATTGAACTTCTTACTTCATTTCATAACTCAGATTTCTTTTCCCACAAGTTGAGGCAGGCTTCAAGATCATTTAATAGCTTCTCTCATTCTCAATATAAAAGCTCATGCATTTAGGATCCTCACTTTTTCTCAGCAGCCATAAGTAATagagtaattaaaaaaagagggaaaaatacCATACCTGAAGAGTATCGACCAACTTGGCTCGGTCCTCATCCGCCTCTGGAGGCTTCTCGAGTATCGTCGACGATGGCCACCCGTTCTCCCCAAAGTACCTTCACAATCCCATACCCCAAACCAATCAACCAAACTAAAAAAAACCgaaatattgtaaaatatatattagagagagagagagagagagagagagagagagagagagagagagagagagagaaggtagAGACCATCGCATTTTGGGCTTGCCGCCTCCAATGCGGTTCTGGAGGTCGTCGTAGAAGTCGGAGTCCCAATATAGAGGCTGTTGTGATTGAGAGGAAGAAGGGCAACGGACATTGAAGTAAGCGAAGGCGTCATTGTAGGCCTGGCGGTGCAAGTGCTCGGACTCGAGTATCACGCCGTCGCAGTCGAATACCAGAGCTCGGAGACTATTAGAAGTCGATGATGCCGAAGCCGAAGCCGAAGCCGAGACCGAGAGCGGTTTCTCGAAGGGGAAACATTTACGGAGGGTTCGAAACCGAAGAGTAGTGACATGGAAGAGAGGATTAGGAGGAAGAAAGCTAGGggcagaagaagaagagggagagggggagagagTGGTGCGGGGGAGCGTTATCCTGCACGCCATGGCTATGTGGCCTTGGGGCACTGCCTCTACTTTTAACGGATACAAATGCTACGGACAGTGAACGTGTTAGCTGAATCGCTTTCAAAGAGAATAATTCTAGTTCTCATTTCTACGcactatatatcatatttattttaattttttttataacaaatatgtgatatatgaaaaataagaagcaactcaattagtttaataagaattaaataaattaaaaagttaaaaataatatattaaaaatatataaaatgagtgGTGTGAGGTGATAAGTAACATACATAATCATCAAAATAGCTTGCAGTACTCCAGTTGGGCTGTGACCTTTGATCGCAAGTAGTCGATTTGTTATATATTAGCAAAAAGCATCAGATGGTTCCCTCCTTGGCAACCAATGAAGAAGGTCCCTAACCATTGGTCCGTTGCACTTTAGCATTGAAAGCGCTAATTTTGGGCACCCGATTCATTCTTCCATTACCTCTATTTTAGTTGAATGAAAATTTActcataaaaagattatgttggGAGTTTGGAATATGCGCAGACAAAGCTCTCTCCGAGTCGAGTTTTAGGGAACAAGACCAGAGAGTTCAAACTAGATACGTCTATCTACCACTGACGATGCTGCTGGTGTTGGGAGACAATTAAGGAAAGCGTTCATTTAACCGAGtcacaaaaatagaaaagaaacccATATCCCAAAAGTAAATTCCAACTGCACAGCGTCACGAATTTAGATGCAGAGGCATTTTTATCAAATTGATAGGGATTGCTATGAAAATCAGACGATGGCAGAGGGTAGACCCTGAAATGGGTGATGGGCCATGTAAATCCCTAGATGATGATGAATCAAGAGGAAAtgataacaacaacaacaacaacaacaaaaatggaTCTTGGAGACACTGCACGAGACTGCAATATCAGAAAGCAAAAAATTCCAGTAAACAAGCAGTATCAACTCAAAAATGTCGATTTCTCTCTATTGGAGTTGCCTCAGTTCCCCCACTTCCGATCAGTGaaagcttttttattttaaacctcgaaattatgttttaaactcgAACAGATTTCATGGTCGTCTTGATACAAAACTCTTGTATTTtgctttgttatttctttgcgTAATGTTTGTTTGCTTCGTACTATTTTCCTACGAAATTAACATCACATGTTGCTAGGGAGGAGCAATATCAACTAAAAGATCCCCTTGCAAAGGTACTAGAGATGATAACAATTGATGGCTTAATTACATACCGGAAGAACAGAAAGGACCATAATATTTAATTCACATTCAGAAGGTCAGTTGCAATCTCTGTACATTGTATAAAATTCCAGTGTATACGGTTAATGCCAACACCATTGACATGTcctatttttgaaagaaaatgaattt
This is a stretch of genomic DNA from Carya illinoinensis cultivar Pawnee chromosome 3, C.illinoinensisPawnee_v1, whole genome shotgun sequence. It encodes these proteins:
- the LOC122303641 gene encoding haloacid dehalogenase-like hydrolase domain-containing protein At4g39970 isoform X1 — encoded protein: MACRITLPRTTLSPSPSSSSAPSFLPPNPLFHVTTLRFRTLRKCFPFEKPLSVSASASASASSTSNSLRALVFDCDGVILESEHLHRQAYNDAFAYFNVRCPSSSQSQQPLYWDSDFYDDLQNRIGGGKPKMRWYFGENGWPSSTILEKPPEADEDRAKLVDTLQDWKTERYKEIIKSGTVEPRPGVLRLMDDAKAAGRKLAVCSAATKSSVILCLESLIGFERFQSLDCSLAGDDVKEKKPDPSIYLTASKRLGISPQDCLVVEDSIIGLQAATGAGMSCVITYTSSTADQDFKDAIAIYPDLSDVRLKDLELLLENVVPAS
- the LOC122303641 gene encoding haloacid dehalogenase-like hydrolase domain-containing protein At4g39970 isoform X2 codes for the protein MACRITLPRTTLSPSPSSSSAPSFLPPNPLFHVTTLRFRTLRKCFPFEKPLSVSASASASASSTSNSLRALVFDCDGVILESEHLHRQAYNDAFAYFNVRCPSSSQSQQPLYWDSDFYDDLQNRIGGGKPKMRWYFGENGWPSSTILEKPPEADEDRAKLVDTLQDWKTERYKEIIKSGTVEPRPGVLRLMDDAKAAGRKLAVCSAATKSSVILCLESLIGFERFQSLDCSLAGDDVKEKKPDPSIYLTASKRLGISPQDCLVVEDSIIGLQAATGAGMSCVITYTSSTADQ
- the LOC122303641 gene encoding haloacid dehalogenase-like hydrolase domain-containing protein At4g39970 isoform X3, which gives rise to MACRITLPRTTLSPSPSSSSAPSFLPPNPLFHVTTLRFRTLRKCFPFEKPLSVSASASASASSTSNSLRALVFDCDGVILESEHLHRQAYNDAFAYFNVRCPSSSQSQQPLYWDSDFYDDLQNRIGGGKPKMRWYFGENGWPSSTILEKPPEADEDRAKLVDTLQDWKTERYKEIIKSGTVEPRPGVLRLMDDAKAAGRKLAVCSAATKSSVILCLESLIGFERFQSLDCSLAGDDVKEKKPDPSIYLTASKRLGISPQDCLVVEDSIIGLQAQLTPKSKQSQQSK